Proteins from a genomic interval of Rhodothermus marinus:
- a CDS encoding ferredoxin family protein produces MTIAERLGTVNYRNQERRDARPHILVDTNICNTRCPHKATTYVCPANCYTLDEQGHVHFQFEDCIECGTCMYACDQGAVSWHYPDPEQGRGVNWNYG; encoded by the coding sequence ATGACGATCGCCGAACGCCTCGGAACCGTCAACTACCGCAACCAGGAGCGCCGGGACGCCCGGCCGCATATTCTGGTCGACACGAACATCTGCAATACGCGTTGCCCGCACAAGGCCACCACCTACGTGTGTCCGGCCAACTGCTACACGCTCGACGAGCAGGGCCACGTGCACTTTCAGTTCGAAGACTGCATCGAGTGCGGCACCTGCATGTACGCCTGCGATCAGGGGGCCGTCAGCTGGCACTACCCGGATCCCGAGCAGGGCCGCGGCGTGAACTGGAATTACGGATAA
- a CDS encoding acyl-CoA dehydrogenase, with the protein MGSFPFNPDDAFLFESMLKEEDRLIMETAREYAQSCLEPRALEGNQQGIFHMEIPREMGELGLLGVTIDPKYGGGGASYTAYGLIARELERVDSAYRSFMSVQSSLVMFPIEKYGTEEQKRKYLPKLATGELIGCFGLTEPDHGSDPGSMETTARRVDGGWILNGTKAWITNAPIADIAVVWARAKEHPDDEGEIMGFILERDMPGLSTPETKNKMSLRASSTGEIVMEDVFVPDANVLPGVRGLRGPFSCLSNARYGIAWGTVGAAEDCYQRTRRYVMERTQFGYPLAAMQLIQTKLANMLTEITQMQLLAFRLGQLADEGRVTPAQISLAKRNNAGKALEIARMARDMHGANGIVGEYRVIHHMVNLESVNTYEGTYDIHGLILGREITGIQAFVPRGNDLPPKKKPAPATAS; encoded by the coding sequence ATGGGCTCGTTTCCCTTCAACCCGGACGATGCGTTCCTCTTCGAATCGATGCTGAAGGAGGAGGATCGCCTGATCATGGAGACGGCGCGCGAGTACGCCCAGAGCTGCCTGGAACCCCGCGCGCTCGAAGGCAACCAGCAGGGCATCTTTCACATGGAGATTCCCCGCGAGATGGGCGAGCTGGGCCTGCTGGGCGTGACGATCGACCCGAAGTACGGCGGCGGAGGCGCCAGTTACACGGCCTACGGACTGATCGCCCGTGAGCTGGAGCGCGTCGACTCGGCCTACCGCTCGTTCATGTCGGTGCAGTCGTCGCTGGTGATGTTCCCCATCGAGAAGTACGGTACCGAGGAGCAAAAGCGCAAATACCTGCCGAAGCTGGCCACCGGCGAGCTGATCGGCTGCTTTGGCCTGACCGAGCCCGACCACGGCTCCGATCCCGGCTCGATGGAGACGACGGCCCGGCGCGTCGACGGCGGCTGGATCCTCAACGGTACGAAAGCCTGGATCACGAACGCCCCCATTGCCGACATTGCGGTGGTCTGGGCCCGCGCTAAAGAGCATCCGGACGACGAGGGCGAAATCATGGGCTTCATTCTGGAGCGCGACATGCCGGGCCTCTCGACGCCGGAGACCAAAAACAAGATGTCGCTGCGGGCCTCTTCGACCGGCGAGATCGTGATGGAAGATGTGTTCGTGCCCGATGCGAACGTATTGCCGGGCGTGCGCGGGCTACGAGGACCGTTCTCGTGCCTGAGCAACGCCCGCTACGGGATCGCCTGGGGCACGGTGGGTGCGGCCGAGGACTGCTACCAGCGCACGCGGCGTTACGTGATGGAGCGCACCCAGTTCGGCTACCCGCTGGCGGCCATGCAGCTCATCCAGACGAAGCTCGCCAACATGCTCACCGAGATCACCCAGATGCAGTTGCTGGCCTTCCGGCTGGGGCAACTGGCCGACGAGGGCAGGGTGACGCCCGCCCAGATCTCGCTGGCCAAGCGTAACAACGCCGGCAAGGCGCTGGAGATTGCCCGCATGGCGCGCGACATGCACGGCGCCAATGGTATCGTAGGTGAGTATCGGGTCATCCATCACATGGTAAACCTCGAAAGCGTCAACACCTACGAGGGCACCTACGACATCCACGGCCTGATCCTCGGCCGCGAGATCACGGGCATCCAGGCCTTCGTGCCGCGCGGCAACGACCTGCCCCCGAAGAAAAAGCCCGCTCCGGCTACGGCTTCGTAA
- a CDS encoding CRTAC1 family protein: MGRLSRRKRQALWALGVALVGSLGGGVLVWSMTDTDEAPYRPGEQVEGVVARLERTLPPDYPRVTFADVTEAAGIRFRHFAGRRTSQIPEDMGSGAAWGDYDRDGWLDLYVVSTIGPLSMTPEEGRRAGTCNRLFHNNGDGTFTDVTEAAGVGFCGWGMGAAWGDYDNDGWPDLVVTAFGQNVLYHNNGDGTFTDVTRRAGLAGPQGFWTGASWGDYDNDGDLDLYITGYVRYVPVSNDPSALGFDIENPPGINPSTFEPERNLFYRNNGDGTFTEIAVRAGVADPEGKGLSAAWADLDEDGWLDLYVANDVSDNTFFRNRGDGTFEDLSYPALVADYRSSMGIAVGDWDGDTDLDLFLTHWVAQENALYTNLLREQGKLLFRDEADMYGLGQISLDYVGWGTSFFDYDNDGRLDLFVTNGSTLQQRDRPHLLVPQKDLLFWNRGSDGFYDVSAVSGSFFDSLYVGRGAAFGDYDNDGDVDIFVVNHGGRGVLLRNEGGSRNSWLEVALESRSCNRMALGARVRVVAGGQVQVRQIGAQSSYLSQNSPVAHFGLGKATRVDTVEVIWPCNGRRQVLTDVPARQIVRIVEDVGT, translated from the coding sequence ATGGGACGACTTTCGCGAAGAAAGCGCCAGGCGCTGTGGGCGCTGGGAGTGGCGCTGGTCGGTAGCCTGGGCGGCGGCGTGCTGGTCTGGAGCATGACCGACACGGACGAAGCGCCGTACCGCCCGGGCGAACAGGTCGAAGGGGTGGTGGCCCGCCTGGAGCGGACGCTCCCGCCGGACTATCCCCGCGTGACGTTCGCGGATGTGACGGAGGCGGCCGGCATTCGCTTTCGCCACTTTGCAGGCCGGCGCACAAGCCAGATCCCGGAAGACATGGGCTCGGGGGCAGCCTGGGGCGACTACGACCGGGATGGCTGGCTCGACCTCTACGTGGTCAGTACGATCGGCCCGCTTTCGATGACGCCCGAAGAAGGGCGCCGGGCCGGTACCTGCAACCGCCTGTTCCATAACAACGGCGACGGCACCTTCACCGATGTGACCGAGGCGGCCGGGGTGGGCTTCTGTGGATGGGGTATGGGCGCGGCCTGGGGCGACTACGACAACGACGGCTGGCCTGACCTGGTGGTGACCGCCTTCGGACAGAACGTGCTCTATCACAACAACGGCGACGGCACCTTCACCGACGTAACCCGCAGGGCCGGACTGGCCGGGCCGCAGGGCTTCTGGACAGGTGCCTCCTGGGGCGACTACGACAACGACGGCGACCTCGACCTCTACATCACCGGCTACGTCCGCTACGTGCCCGTCAGCAATGATCCCTCGGCGCTGGGCTTCGACATCGAAAATCCGCCGGGCATCAATCCCTCGACCTTCGAGCCCGAGCGCAACCTGTTCTATCGCAACAACGGCGACGGCACCTTCACCGAAATCGCCGTCCGGGCCGGCGTGGCTGACCCCGAAGGCAAAGGGCTCAGCGCGGCCTGGGCGGATCTGGACGAGGACGGCTGGCTCGACCTCTACGTGGCCAACGACGTCTCGGACAACACCTTCTTCCGCAACCGGGGCGATGGCACCTTCGAAGACCTGAGCTATCCCGCGCTGGTGGCCGATTACCGGAGTTCGATGGGCATTGCCGTGGGCGACTGGGACGGCGACACCGACCTGGATCTGTTCCTGACGCACTGGGTGGCCCAGGAAAACGCCCTTTACACGAACCTCTTGCGGGAGCAGGGCAAGCTGCTGTTTCGTGACGAGGCCGACATGTACGGGCTCGGGCAGATTTCGCTTGACTACGTGGGGTGGGGGACTTCGTTTTTCGACTACGATAACGACGGGCGGCTTGACCTGTTTGTGACGAATGGCAGCACGCTCCAGCAGCGCGACCGCCCGCACCTGCTCGTACCCCAGAAAGACCTGCTTTTCTGGAATCGTGGCAGCGACGGGTTCTACGACGTGTCGGCCGTCAGCGGCAGCTTCTTCGATTCGCTCTATGTGGGGCGCGGGGCGGCTTTTGGCGACTACGACAACGACGGCGATGTGGACATTTTCGTGGTGAATCACGGCGGCCGGGGCGTGTTGCTCCGCAACGAAGGGGGCAGCCGGAACAGCTGGCTGGAGGTGGCGCTCGAAAGCCGTTCCTGCAACCGGATGGCACTGGGGGCACGGGTGCGCGTGGTGGCGGGCGGACAGGTGCAGGTTCGCCAGATCGGTGCGCAGAGCTCCTACCTGTCGCAGAACAGCCCCGTGGCCCACTTCGGACTGGGGAAGGCCACCCGCGTCGATACGGTCGAGGTTATCTGGCCGTGCAACGGCCGCCGTCAGGTGCTTACCGACGTACCGGCCCGGCAGATCGTACGTATCGTCGAAGACGTGGGCACATGA
- a CDS encoding tetratricopeptide repeat protein — protein MKRAGLISKHLLVGGLLGLLLLAGCASRTASQESTDASEAERARVVQFWKLYREATQRRLSGELEAAAELYRQALALDSLHENALYYLGNTYLELGRLEDAYRVWQRLAAAYPRSNRVFMQLGRLQMCYPESPLFDLEAARASFERALALNKDSGPVLHLGEVALLEGCFEEAAALFDKVLAMNFRSVPAYVLKAYLAWQAGDRKTAAALLAQARPYARARTDAARLQLEEGNTRTGRALVSEEATTCPLLDFNETALADTTNLLDPDQFLRPLADRLERVLPGKSS, from the coding sequence ATGAAACGCGCAGGACTCATATCGAAACACCTGCTCGTCGGCGGACTGCTTGGGCTATTGCTGCTGGCCGGATGCGCCTCCCGCACGGCCTCGCAGGAGTCGACCGACGCCTCCGAGGCCGAACGGGCCCGCGTGGTGCAGTTCTGGAAGCTGTACCGCGAGGCCACGCAGCGGCGCCTGAGTGGCGAGCTGGAAGCCGCCGCCGAACTGTATCGACAGGCGCTGGCGCTCGACAGTCTGCACGAAAACGCACTCTACTACCTGGGCAACACCTATCTGGAGCTGGGACGCCTGGAGGACGCCTACCGGGTCTGGCAGCGGCTGGCCGCCGCCTACCCCCGGAGCAACCGGGTCTTCATGCAGCTCGGTCGCCTGCAGATGTGCTACCCCGAAAGCCCCCTGTTCGACCTGGAGGCCGCGCGTGCTTCGTTCGAGCGGGCGCTGGCGCTGAACAAAGACAGCGGCCCGGTGCTGCACCTCGGCGAAGTGGCCCTGCTGGAGGGGTGTTTCGAGGAAGCCGCCGCGCTCTTCGACAAGGTGCTGGCGATGAACTTCCGCAGCGTGCCGGCCTATGTGCTGAAGGCCTATCTGGCGTGGCAGGCAGGCGATCGGAAGACCGCCGCTGCGTTGCTGGCACAGGCCCGGCCTTATGCCCGGGCGCGAACCGACGCGGCGCGCCTCCAGCTCGAAGAAGGCAACACGCGCACAGGGCGGGCGCTGGTGTCGGAAGAGGCCACTACGTGCCCGCTGCTGGACTTCAACGAAACCGCCCTGGCCGACACGACCAACCTACTCGACCCTGACCAGTTCCTTCGCCCGCTGGCCGATCGGCTGGAGCGAGTGCTTCCCGGAAAGTCGAGCTGA
- a CDS encoding multiheme c-type cytochrome has translation MQPDHPRVREWRHRLLWCVGGLLLFETLSGLGIYLLPFSVPAQFIVLLHTVGGLAFLLPYLWYQVRHWWIYRRMPWNHIVVLGYVGMVATLVAIVSGLVLTVQALWDTRIHYGWSRVHLWSTFALIATVVPHVVWIMVRDHRARKREAIRPVLVAQRHFSAAVTALTLGLFVVVVALAYVYRAPARYVDFPPDYSYLYGPDRPFAPSLARTENNKAIPAEMLGGSASCGRSGCHEQIYEEWLPSAHRYSAADPLFRRVQHVMGTQNGAESTRYCGGCHDPISLFSAAKNLFRDDLTNPVGLHEGVSCVTCHAIQEVDVRGNADYVIHAPEPYLFERDTSGLGVLISNFLIRSYPKHHVSSLSRRMFKSPEFCGACHKQFVDEEINNVGWVQLQNQYDNWRKSRWNHPGDPAKTIECRECHMPLVDSFDPARGDALDYNRSPDDGKHRSHRFLGANQFIPAHLELPGGKEHARLVEKWLRGEIEVPEIADKWRNGPVIPIQVLAPERARSGETVTVEVAMLNNKAGHDFPTGPLDIIQAWVEFVVTDEQGREVFASGRLDDRYFIEPGSFVFKAEPVDRYGNLIDRHNLWEMVGVRYKRAMFPGYADQARYTFTVPRDARRLHVKARLCYRKVNQFLLNFLFPDTTLTAPVTELSADSTVIQVM, from the coding sequence ATGCAGCCCGATCATCCCCGTGTCCGTGAATGGCGGCACCGCCTGCTGTGGTGTGTGGGCGGTCTGCTGCTGTTTGAAACGCTGAGTGGCCTGGGTATTTACCTGCTGCCGTTCAGCGTGCCCGCTCAGTTCATCGTGCTGCTCCACACCGTCGGGGGGCTGGCATTTCTGCTCCCTTATCTGTGGTATCAGGTGCGGCACTGGTGGATTTACCGGCGCATGCCGTGGAATCACATTGTAGTGCTCGGCTATGTGGGGATGGTCGCCACGCTGGTGGCGATTGTGTCGGGACTGGTGCTGACGGTGCAGGCGCTCTGGGACACGCGCATCCACTACGGCTGGAGCCGGGTGCACCTCTGGTCCACGTTCGCGCTGATCGCCACGGTTGTGCCGCACGTGGTCTGGATCATGGTGCGCGACCACCGCGCCCGCAAGCGTGAGGCGATTCGGCCGGTGCTGGTGGCGCAACGGCATTTTTCGGCGGCGGTGACGGCGTTGACGCTGGGACTTTTCGTCGTGGTGGTGGCGCTGGCCTATGTCTACCGGGCGCCGGCGCGCTACGTCGATTTTCCGCCGGACTACAGCTACCTCTACGGCCCCGATCGCCCCTTTGCGCCGAGTCTGGCCCGCACCGAGAACAACAAGGCCATTCCGGCCGAGATGCTGGGTGGGTCGGCTTCGTGCGGGCGCTCGGGCTGCCACGAGCAGATCTACGAAGAATGGCTGCCCAGCGCGCACCGCTATTCGGCGGCCGACCCGCTGTTTCGACGGGTGCAGCATGTGATGGGCACGCAGAACGGGGCCGAATCGACCCGCTACTGTGGCGGTTGCCACGACCCGATCTCGCTCTTCAGCGCTGCGAAGAACCTGTTTCGCGACGACCTGACCAATCCTGTGGGGCTGCATGAGGGCGTCTCGTGCGTGACCTGCCATGCGATCCAGGAAGTGGACGTGCGGGGCAATGCGGACTACGTGATCCACGCGCCGGAGCCCTATCTGTTCGAGCGCGACACGAGCGGTCTCGGTGTACTGATCAGCAACTTCCTGATTCGCTCCTATCCGAAGCACCACGTTTCGAGCCTGAGCCGCCGCATGTTCAAGAGCCCGGAGTTCTGTGGCGCCTGCCACAAGCAGTTCGTGGATGAGGAGATCAACAACGTGGGCTGGGTGCAGCTCCAGAACCAGTACGACAACTGGCGCAAGAGCCGCTGGAATCATCCGGGCGATCCCGCGAAGACGATCGAATGCCGGGAGTGCCACATGCCGCTGGTCGATTCGTTCGATCCGGCCCGTGGCGATGCGCTCGACTACAACCGATCGCCCGACGACGGCAAGCACCGCAGCCACCGTTTTCTTGGGGCCAATCAGTTCATTCCGGCCCACCTGGAGCTGCCGGGCGGCAAAGAACATGCACGGCTCGTCGAAAAGTGGCTTCGCGGCGAGATCGAAGTGCCGGAGATTGCCGACAAGTGGCGCAACGGGCCGGTCATTCCCATCCAGGTGCTGGCCCCGGAACGCGCCCGTTCCGGTGAAACGGTCACCGTCGAAGTGGCCATGCTGAACAACAAGGCCGGGCACGACTTCCCCACCGGGCCACTGGACATCATCCAGGCCTGGGTCGAGTTTGTGGTGACCGACGAGCAGGGTCGGGAGGTGTTCGCCAGCGGACGGCTCGACGACCGCTACTTCATCGAGCCCGGCTCCTTCGTCTTCAAGGCGGAGCCGGTGGACCGCTACGGCAACCTGATCGACCGGCACAACCTCTGGGAGATGGTGGGCGTGCGCTACAAGCGGGCCATGTTTCCGGGCTATGCCGATCAGGCCCGCTACACGTTCACCGTGCCGCGCGACGCCCGTCGCCTGCACGTGAAGGCCCGACTCTGCTACCGCAAGGTGAACCAGTTCCTGCTCAACTTCCTGTTCCCCGACACCACGCTGACCGCACCGGTGACGGAGCTGTCGGCCGATTCCACGGTGATTCAGGTGATGTAA
- a CDS encoding apolipoprotein A1/A4/E family protein encodes MAILTVPKVLREKLGDDGVEALITLLNEAAHHERNNLLGILEERFERRVTDEGKRLEVQIAETEKRLEVKIVEVEKRLEAQIAETEKRLEVKIAEVEKRLEVKIAEVEKRLEAQIAEVEKRLDHRITEETAKLDKRITEEVARLEQRFTEVESKLDNRIAEVKVALSERYASLVRWMFIFWAGQIGVIVALFALFR; translated from the coding sequence ATGGCGATTCTGACCGTCCCAAAGGTTTTGCGTGAGAAACTCGGCGACGACGGCGTCGAGGCGCTCATCACGCTTCTGAATGAAGCAGCCCATCATGAGCGCAATAATCTGCTGGGTATTCTGGAAGAACGTTTTGAGCGACGCGTGACCGACGAAGGCAAACGCCTGGAGGTGCAGATTGCCGAGACGGAAAAACGTCTGGAAGTGAAGATTGTCGAGGTGGAAAAGCGGCTGGAAGCGCAGATTGCCGAGACGGAAAAACGTCTGGAAGTGAAGATTGCCGAGGTGGAAAAGCGGCTGGAAGTGAAGATTGCCGAGGTGGAAAAGCGGCTGGAAGCGCAGATTGCCGAGGTGGAAAAGCGGCTGGACCATCGGATTACAGAGGAGACCGCAAAACTGGACAAGCGGATTACCGAGGAAGTGGCCCGTCTGGAGCAGCGCTTCACGGAGGTAGAGTCGAAACTGGACAACCGCATTGCAGAGGTGAAGGTAGCGCTCAGCGAGCGGTATGCGAGCTTGGTGCGCTGGATGTTCATTTTCTGGGCAGGGCAGATCGGAGTGATTGTGGCGCTGTTTGCCCTGTTTCGATAA
- a CDS encoding electron transfer flavoprotein subunit alpha/FixB family protein, producing the protein MSTYLCHIPTQQERPTRAALEVLTHVRTLARRDGARLAACVLHPEADRFVEALKLYGVDQVYLVKHPALDRHLNAPVLTALAAVFRAAQPTLMALPSTESVKDVLGALAARVGAAALPDVSAFDIGASVTATRPVMAARVLADTEATTQPVLVSVRAGTYTAQPAESPTEPEVVEVPLDFDTATLRATLREVITGTTGQVDLSEADIIVAAGRGVRDEAGKQLVEELARELGAAIGASRAAIEAGLFPASLQIGQTGKVVSPTLYIAVGISGAIQHVAGMAGSKVIVAINKDPDAPIFNIATYGIVGDLYQILPLLLEEIRRIKAES; encoded by the coding sequence ATGAGCACCTACCTCTGCCATATTCCCACGCAACAGGAGCGCCCCACCCGTGCGGCGCTGGAAGTGCTGACGCACGTGCGCACGCTGGCCCGCCGTGATGGGGCCCGACTGGCCGCCTGTGTGCTGCACCCCGAGGCGGATCGCTTCGTCGAAGCGCTGAAGCTCTACGGGGTGGATCAGGTCTATCTGGTGAAACACCCCGCACTGGACCGGCACCTGAACGCGCCGGTGCTGACTGCGCTGGCGGCCGTCTTTCGCGCGGCACAACCGACGCTGATGGCGCTGCCGTCCACCGAGTCCGTCAAGGACGTGCTGGGGGCGCTGGCCGCCCGCGTCGGAGCCGCCGCCCTGCCCGACGTGTCGGCGTTCGACATCGGCGCGTCCGTGACGGCCACGCGTCCGGTCATGGCCGCCCGTGTGCTGGCCGACACCGAAGCCACCACACAACCCGTGCTTGTCTCGGTGCGGGCCGGCACCTATACCGCACAACCGGCCGAAAGCCCCACCGAGCCCGAAGTCGTGGAGGTACCGCTCGACTTCGACACGGCCACGCTGCGGGCCACGCTCCGCGAGGTGATCACCGGCACGACCGGTCAGGTGGACCTTTCGGAGGCCGACATCATCGTGGCGGCCGGACGCGGCGTGCGCGACGAAGCCGGCAAACAGCTCGTCGAAGAACTGGCCCGCGAGCTGGGCGCCGCCATCGGGGCCTCGCGTGCCGCCATCGAGGCCGGTCTCTTTCCGGCTTCGCTCCAGATCGGCCAGACCGGCAAGGTGGTTTCGCCCACGCTCTACATCGCCGTCGGCATCTCCGGGGCCATCCAGCACGTGGCCGGCATGGCCGGAAGCAAGGTGATCGTGGCGATCAACAAAGACCCGGACGCCCCGATCTTCAACATCGCCACCTACGGCATCGTGGGCGACCTGTACCAGATCCTGCCCCTGCTCCTCGAAGAAATCCGCCGGATCAAGGCCGAAAGCTGA
- a CDS encoding FAD-dependent oxidoreductase — protein MEAERFGCIIVGGGIAGLSAAMVLARHEVPFLLIERGAYSGAKNVSGGVLWGTDLARLVPEYWNDPNAGFERFINHRRLTFLDEQSAFSIDFKSSHYDTPPYMGVTVLRAIFDRWLADKVQEAIDRSACADASFLAFDVLVERLLVEDGRVVGVEAGGERFYADCVILAEGVYNLLTRQIGLQAEYVPADHMAVGVKEVLRFDRRVLEDRFQLSERSGLANEFIGAITDGVEGGGFLYTNRTTVSIGLVLGMADLRRKRKKPYELLDRFKAHPVVADMIRGGEVVEYSAHVVSTGDMRAMPRELYADGVLVAGEAANLLLNAGKAIQGMDFAMHSGILAAETVLEARRVGDFSAATLRRYRERLEQSYVLQNMRNFQAAVRLLHEPVMYERMPRLACDLGREFFRVENRPAPKLRQILREVVRRHSSPLELLKLTYRAWKAL, from the coding sequence ATGGAAGCCGAACGCTTCGGGTGCATCATCGTCGGCGGTGGTATCGCCGGACTGAGCGCGGCCATGGTGCTGGCCCGCCACGAGGTGCCCTTTCTGCTCATCGAGCGCGGCGCCTACAGCGGCGCCAAGAACGTCTCGGGCGGCGTGCTCTGGGGCACCGACCTGGCCCGCCTCGTGCCCGAGTACTGGAACGATCCGAACGCCGGCTTCGAGCGCTTCATCAACCACCGGCGGCTGACCTTCCTCGACGAGCAGTCGGCCTTCTCGATCGACTTCAAATCGTCCCACTACGACACGCCGCCCTACATGGGCGTGACCGTGCTGCGGGCCATTTTTGACCGCTGGCTGGCCGACAAAGTGCAGGAAGCCATCGATCGGAGCGCCTGTGCCGACGCGTCCTTTCTGGCCTTCGACGTGCTCGTCGAACGCCTGCTCGTCGAAGACGGCCGCGTCGTGGGCGTCGAGGCCGGCGGTGAGCGTTTCTATGCCGACTGCGTGATCCTGGCCGAAGGCGTCTACAACCTGCTCACGCGCCAGATCGGCCTGCAGGCCGAGTACGTGCCCGCCGACCACATGGCCGTCGGCGTCAAAGAAGTGCTCCGCTTCGACCGTCGGGTGCTCGAAGACCGCTTCCAGCTCTCCGAGCGCAGCGGCTTGGCCAACGAGTTCATCGGCGCCATCACCGACGGCGTCGAAGGCGGCGGCTTCCTCTACACGAACCGCACCACCGTGTCGATCGGGCTGGTGCTCGGCATGGCCGACCTGCGCCGCAAGCGCAAAAAGCCCTACGAACTGCTGGACCGCTTCAAGGCGCATCCCGTGGTGGCCGACATGATCCGGGGGGGCGAGGTCGTCGAGTACTCGGCGCACGTGGTCTCGACGGGCGACATGCGGGCCATGCCGCGCGAACTCTACGCCGACGGCGTGCTCGTGGCCGGCGAGGCGGCCAACCTGCTGCTGAATGCGGGCAAGGCGATTCAGGGCATGGACTTCGCCATGCATTCGGGCATCCTGGCCGCCGAAACCGTGCTCGAAGCCCGACGCGTCGGCGACTTCTCGGCCGCCACGCTCCGCCGCTACCGCGAGCGCCTGGAGCAGAGCTACGTGCTCCAGAACATGCGGAACTTCCAGGCGGCCGTTCGTTTGCTCCACGAACCGGTGATGTACGAACGCATGCCGCGCCTGGCGTGCGACCTGGGCCGTGAGTTCTTCCGCGTGGAAAACCGTCCGGCCCCGAAACTGCGCCAGATTCTACGCGAGGTGGTGCGCCGCCACAGCTCGCCGCTGGAACTGCTCAAACTCACCTACCGGGCCTGGAAAGCCCTCTGA